In one Gossypium hirsutum isolate 1008001.06 chromosome D09, Gossypium_hirsutum_v2.1, whole genome shotgun sequence genomic region, the following are encoded:
- the LOC107891107 gene encoding interactor of constitutive active ROPs 2, chloroplastic isoform X2 — MQTPKGRTSSAEVPQRKSPATPRTARQLKIPGSDSEAVSSPNPASKTPKDRSPKVTERKVLRSPVAEKKRPSRVTELESQLTQLQDDLKKTKDQLTASESWKRRAMQEAEEAKKQLSAMSAKLEESEQQLMEISASEDDRVQELRKLSQDRDRAWQSELEAVQKQHSMDSAALASAMNEIQKLKVQLEKAHESEALQTKHAESAHTEIQNLRIELTETLSLVQKLKSELTDCRESESQALEVVHKTQTQLEAANKTIEMLGSDATKETKAYKTLTLELEQSKARVKSLEGLVSKLQAELIGNSSKTVEHLKDNKLPQQDGENEGIQQLNVELNFAKLEVSQLRSALDAAEVRYQEEYIRSTLQIRGAYEQVERIKAQSCQREAELEEELKKTKADADELRANLMDKETEKQSISKEIEALNLKIEKKGSNERESELSIELKKLEADLTELKANLTAKETELQSIREQNEMLKTEIKNMETGSNKVGEESVALLEAARAAEREALMKVGYLTEEADKSSRRAARATEQLDAAQEANTEMEAELRRLKVQLDQWRKAAEAATAMLSSGNKGKHSDKTKSVDNNYNPGNGSPNSEDMDDDSPKKKNGNMLKKISVLWKKGQK, encoded by the exons ATGCAGACACCTAAAGGAAG AACAAGCTCTGCAGAAGTGCCTCAGAGAAAATCTCCAGCAACACCTCGGACTGCTCGTCAACTGAAGATACCTGGATCTGATTCTGAGGCTGTGTCTTCTCCAAATCCTGCAAGTAAGACACCCAAAGACAGAAGTCCAAAGGTTACTGAGCGAAAAGTGTTGAGAAGCCCAGTAGCTGAG AAGAAGCGTCCGAGCAGAGTGACTGAACTGGAATCACAGCTCACTCAACTTCAAGATGATCTAAAAAAGACGAAAGACCAACTGACTGCATCAGAGTCCTGGAAGAGGCGAGCAATGCAAGAGGCTGAGGAGGCCAAGAAGCAGCTATCAGCAATGTCAGCTAAGCTTGAAGAATCCGAACAGCAATTGATGGAAATTTCTGCCTCCGAGGATGACCGTGTGCAAGAACTTCGTAAGCTTTCTCAAGACCGAGATCGAGCATGGCAGTCTGAACTTGAGGCAGTCCAGAAACAGCACTCAATGGATTCTGCAGCCTTGGCATCTGCCATGAATGAAATTCAAAAGCTTAAAGTTCAGCTGGAAAAAGCACATGAATCTGAGGCCCTTCAAACTAAGCACGCTGAATCCGCGCATACTGAGATTCAGAACTTGAGAATTGAACTAACCGAAACTCTCTCCTTGGTTCAAAAACTTAAGTCTGAGCTCACTGATTGCAGAGAATCTGAATCGCAGGCTCTTGAAGTTGTTCACAAAACCCAAACACAACTGGAAGCAGCAAATAAAACCATAGAAATGCTGGGTTCTGATGCGACCAAAGAAACCAAAGCTTACAAAACATTGACGTTGGAATTGGAGCAATCAAAAGCTAGAGTTAAGTCACTGGAGGGACTTGTGAGCAAGCTCCAGGCTGAACTGATTGGTAATAGCAGCAAAACTGTCGAGCATCTCAAAGACAATAAACTACCCCAACAGGATGGAGAAAACGAGGGCATACAGCAGCTTAACGTGGAGCTTAATTTTGCAAAACTTGAAGTGAGTCAATTGAGATCAGCACTGGATGCAGCTGAGGTCAGGTACCAAGAAGAATATATTCGGAGTACGCTGCAAATTAGAGGTGCGTATGAACAAGTGGAGCGCATAAAAGCACAGTCATGCCAGAGGGAAGCTGAACTGGAggaagaattaaagaaaacaaaagctGATGCTGACGAATTGAGAGCAAATTTGATGGATAAGGAGACTGAAAAGCAGAGTATTTCCAAGGAAATTGAGGCACTGAATTTGAAGATTGAGAAAAAAGGGTCTAACGAAAGAGAATCTGAACTTTCAATAGAGTTGAAGAAGTTAGAGGCAGATTTGACAGAGTTGAAAGCAAATTTGACAGCAAAGGAAACGGAATTGCAGAGCATAAGAGAGCAAAACGAAATGCTCAAAACAGAAATTAAGAACATGGAAACGGGTAGCAACAAAGTTGGTGAAGAATCGGTTGCATTGTTGGAAGCAGCAAGGGCTGCAGAGCGTGAGGCGCTGATGAAAGTTGGTTATTTAACGGAAGAAGCAGATAAGAGTAGCCGAAGAGCAGCACGAGCAACCGAGCAGCTGGATGCAGCACAAGAAGCAAACACCGAAATGGAGGCAGAGTTGCGGAGACTGAAGGTGCAGCTGGATCAGTGGAGAAAGGCAGCTGAGGCAGCTACTGCCATGCTTTCATCCGGGAACAAAGGGAAACATTCAGACAAGACAAAATCTGTTGACAACAACTATAACCCTGGAAATGGCTCGCCGAACTCGGAAGACATGGATGATGATTCACCAAAGAAGAAGAATGGAAACATGTTAAAAAAGATTAGTGTGTTATGGAAGAAAGGTCAGAAGTAG
- the LOC107891107 gene encoding interactor of constitutive active ROPs 2, chloroplastic isoform X1, with translation MQTPKGSRTSSAEVPQRKSPATPRTARQLKIPGSDSEAVSSPNPASKTPKDRSPKVTERKVLRSPVAEKKRPSRVTELESQLTQLQDDLKKTKDQLTASESWKRRAMQEAEEAKKQLSAMSAKLEESEQQLMEISASEDDRVQELRKLSQDRDRAWQSELEAVQKQHSMDSAALASAMNEIQKLKVQLEKAHESEALQTKHAESAHTEIQNLRIELTETLSLVQKLKSELTDCRESESQALEVVHKTQTQLEAANKTIEMLGSDATKETKAYKTLTLELEQSKARVKSLEGLVSKLQAELIGNSSKTVEHLKDNKLPQQDGENEGIQQLNVELNFAKLEVSQLRSALDAAEVRYQEEYIRSTLQIRGAYEQVERIKAQSCQREAELEEELKKTKADADELRANLMDKETEKQSISKEIEALNLKIEKKGSNERESELSIELKKLEADLTELKANLTAKETELQSIREQNEMLKTEIKNMETGSNKVGEESVALLEAARAAEREALMKVGYLTEEADKSSRRAARATEQLDAAQEANTEMEAELRRLKVQLDQWRKAAEAATAMLSSGNKGKHSDKTKSVDNNYNPGNGSPNSEDMDDDSPKKKNGNMLKKISVLWKKGQK, from the exons ATGCAGACACCTAAAGGAAG TAGAACAAGCTCTGCAGAAGTGCCTCAGAGAAAATCTCCAGCAACACCTCGGACTGCTCGTCAACTGAAGATACCTGGATCTGATTCTGAGGCTGTGTCTTCTCCAAATCCTGCAAGTAAGACACCCAAAGACAGAAGTCCAAAGGTTACTGAGCGAAAAGTGTTGAGAAGCCCAGTAGCTGAG AAGAAGCGTCCGAGCAGAGTGACTGAACTGGAATCACAGCTCACTCAACTTCAAGATGATCTAAAAAAGACGAAAGACCAACTGACTGCATCAGAGTCCTGGAAGAGGCGAGCAATGCAAGAGGCTGAGGAGGCCAAGAAGCAGCTATCAGCAATGTCAGCTAAGCTTGAAGAATCCGAACAGCAATTGATGGAAATTTCTGCCTCCGAGGATGACCGTGTGCAAGAACTTCGTAAGCTTTCTCAAGACCGAGATCGAGCATGGCAGTCTGAACTTGAGGCAGTCCAGAAACAGCACTCAATGGATTCTGCAGCCTTGGCATCTGCCATGAATGAAATTCAAAAGCTTAAAGTTCAGCTGGAAAAAGCACATGAATCTGAGGCCCTTCAAACTAAGCACGCTGAATCCGCGCATACTGAGATTCAGAACTTGAGAATTGAACTAACCGAAACTCTCTCCTTGGTTCAAAAACTTAAGTCTGAGCTCACTGATTGCAGAGAATCTGAATCGCAGGCTCTTGAAGTTGTTCACAAAACCCAAACACAACTGGAAGCAGCAAATAAAACCATAGAAATGCTGGGTTCTGATGCGACCAAAGAAACCAAAGCTTACAAAACATTGACGTTGGAATTGGAGCAATCAAAAGCTAGAGTTAAGTCACTGGAGGGACTTGTGAGCAAGCTCCAGGCTGAACTGATTGGTAATAGCAGCAAAACTGTCGAGCATCTCAAAGACAATAAACTACCCCAACAGGATGGAGAAAACGAGGGCATACAGCAGCTTAACGTGGAGCTTAATTTTGCAAAACTTGAAGTGAGTCAATTGAGATCAGCACTGGATGCAGCTGAGGTCAGGTACCAAGAAGAATATATTCGGAGTACGCTGCAAATTAGAGGTGCGTATGAACAAGTGGAGCGCATAAAAGCACAGTCATGCCAGAGGGAAGCTGAACTGGAggaagaattaaagaaaacaaaagctGATGCTGACGAATTGAGAGCAAATTTGATGGATAAGGAGACTGAAAAGCAGAGTATTTCCAAGGAAATTGAGGCACTGAATTTGAAGATTGAGAAAAAAGGGTCTAACGAAAGAGAATCTGAACTTTCAATAGAGTTGAAGAAGTTAGAGGCAGATTTGACAGAGTTGAAAGCAAATTTGACAGCAAAGGAAACGGAATTGCAGAGCATAAGAGAGCAAAACGAAATGCTCAAAACAGAAATTAAGAACATGGAAACGGGTAGCAACAAAGTTGGTGAAGAATCGGTTGCATTGTTGGAAGCAGCAAGGGCTGCAGAGCGTGAGGCGCTGATGAAAGTTGGTTATTTAACGGAAGAAGCAGATAAGAGTAGCCGAAGAGCAGCACGAGCAACCGAGCAGCTGGATGCAGCACAAGAAGCAAACACCGAAATGGAGGCAGAGTTGCGGAGACTGAAGGTGCAGCTGGATCAGTGGAGAAAGGCAGCTGAGGCAGCTACTGCCATGCTTTCATCCGGGAACAAAGGGAAACATTCAGACAAGACAAAATCTGTTGACAACAACTATAACCCTGGAAATGGCTCGCCGAACTCGGAAGACATGGATGATGATTCACCAAAGAAGAAGAATGGAAACATGTTAAAAAAGATTAGTGTGTTATGGAAGAAAGGTCAGAAGTAG
- the LOC107891106 gene encoding 40S ribosomal protein S23, protein MGKTRGMGAGRKLRTHRRRQRWADKAYKKSNLGNEWKKPFAGSSHAKGIVLEKIGIEAKQPNSAIRKCARVQLIKNGKKIAAFVPNDGCLNYIEENDEVLIAGFGRKGHAVGDIPGVRFKVVKVSGVSLLALFKEKKEKPRS, encoded by the exons ATGGG GAAAACACGTGGTATGGGAGCTGGGCGCAAGCTGAGGACCCACCGCAGGAGGCAGAGGTGGGCTGATAAGGCATACAAGAAGTCTAACCTTGGAAATGAATGGAAGAAGCCATTTGCCGGTTCTTCCCATGCTAAAGGAATTGTCCTTGAGAAGAT AGGTATCGAGGCTAAGCAGCCAAACTCTGCCATCCGAAAGTGTGCTAGAGttcaattgatcaaaaacggCAAGAAGATTGCTGCTTTTGTTCCAAATGATGGTTGCTTAAACTACATTGAAGAGAAT GATGAGGTGTTGATTGCTGGATTTGGACGAAAGGGTCATGCGGTTGGTGATATTCCTGGTGTTAGATTCAAGGTTGTGAAGGTGTCTGGTGTTTCACTCTTGGCACTCttcaaagagaaaaaagagaagcCTAGATCTTAA
- the LOC107892505 gene encoding uncharacterized protein: protein MQTDFDIEGLSLIDVSSEDDCLLSQSSEKGIKTRTVWFSLDLDNVEISSGFLEEAGELEQPPGSLEQDELRKNGKYNLRKSLTWDNAFFASAGFLEPEELSSMLGVSEKGEISIFPGIQEDVNRSFDSLTMLDTEILTLENSDADLFEDIRASIQKFNKISNTANSIAKKELETTDSESVSSSKKVAFITQDKMKQKAAPKRPNIGVKDTGKTMKQPLSKSGESTSSLHNLPMGLSQFAPISTTSTRRLSLDAKIVKMEKNPKSVAGRGTTVLKTRGLGGSRHIVPQSTLSTKSSSCFPASSKAELINYCTLLESSASV from the exons ATGCAAACCGATTTTGATATCGAAGGGCTAAGCCTCATCGATGTTTCGTCCGAAGACGATTGCCTCCTCTCTCAATCCTCAG AGAAAGGGATTAAAACCAGAACTGTTTGGTTTTCTTTGGATCTCGACAATGTAGAAATCTCATCAGGCTTTCTTGAAGAAGCTGGAGAGTTAGAGCAACCACCAGGTTCTTTGGAACAAGACGAGTTgagaaaaaatggaaaatataatttACGCAAAAGTTTAACATGggataatgctttctttgctagTGCAG GTTTTCTCGAACCGGAGGAGTTGTCTAGCATGTTGGGAGTCAGTGAGAAAGGTGAAATAAGTATATTTCCCGGGATCCAAGAGGATGTAAACAGATCTTTTGATTCATTAACGATGTTGGATACTgaaattttgactttggaaaattctGATGCTGATTTGTTTGAGGATATAAGAGCTTCAATCcagaaatttaacaaaatttccaaCACAGCAAATTCCATTGCCAAAAAGGAATTGGAAACAACAGATTCTGAAAGTGTATCAT CTTCAAAGAAGGTAGCATTTATCACTCAAGATAAG ATGAAGCAGAAAGCAGCTCCAAAGAGGCCAAACATTGGTGTGAAAGATACTGGGAAAACAATGAAGCAG CCTCTTTCTAAAAGTGGAGAATCAACTTCTTCTCTTCATAACCTGCCAATGGGACTAAGCCAGTTTGCTCCCATTTCCACAACGTCAACCAGAAGGCTCTCCTTGGATGCTAAGATTGTTAAAATGGAAAAGAATCCAAAAAGTGTGGCTG GTAGAGGCACCACTGTATTAAAGACTCGTGGTTTGGGTGGTTCAAGACATATTGTGCCTCAGTCTACCCTATCTACCAAATCTTCTTCCTGCTTCCCAGCCTCTAGCAAAGCAGAGCTGATAAACTATTGTACCTTGCTTGAAAGTAGTGCCAGTGTTTAA